The genomic interval CCAACCATGTTTTAAATGAACGGTCTGTATCAAAACTTTCGAGCTTTGTAAAGACCTTAAAAAAACCATCGTTGAGTATTTCCTTTGCTTCTTCCTTACTTTTCGAATACCGTAAACAAACACTCATAGCATATCCGTAGAACTGCTTATAGAGCAATTCCTGACTGCGGCGGTTTTTCTTCAAACAGCCGTCGAGTAGTTCTTGAAGAACGGCGGAGTTATACTCGGGCATGCTATTTTGTTTTTCTTACTGATACGTTGAATAAAATGTTACGGTTGCGTGAAGGATATTTTTATTTGAAAAAATAATTAAAGTCTCATCTTGTGCGAATCTTTTGAGTTTTTAGTAGCTGGTTAATCACAATTTTTCTTACTTACATTTGTATAAACTGACACTTCTCAGCAAAAATCTTTAATAAGTTAGTGTATTTATATGGAAAAAGACACAAGATGGATTCAACGCTTTTCCAATTTCAGAAAAGCATTTGGGAAATTAAATGCAGTCGCGGAAGTAGTAGCAATACATGATCTCTCAGATCTTGAAAAAGAGGGACTGATTCAAAGATTCGAATACACGCACGAGCTTGCCTGGAATGTTATGAAAGATTTCTTTGAATTTGAAGGAAACACCGCAATAATGGGCTCGCGAAGCGCCACTCGCCTGGCTTTTGAAAATGGCGTTATAACCGATGGAGAAGGGTGGATGGATATGATTCGAAGCAGAAACCTGACTTCGCATACGTACAATGAAGCTACTGCTGATGAAATAGTTTTTAAGATCATTAATATTTACAACGGCTTATTTAGAGATTTTGAAGCTAAAATGACCGGATTTGTCGACATGAAATAAAATTTAATTCTAAAAATGAAATTTGGTTTAAGTCAAATAACGATACAAAACATCACCAGCGTGTTACAACAGTTTCCCGACGTTGAACAGGTTGTGATATATGGATCGAGAGCAAAAGGCAATTTTAAACCCGGCTCTGATATTGATTTTGTATTTAAAGGAACAAACTTAACCTCTTTGTTAATGACAAGAATTGATCACCAACTCGATGATTTGCTCTTGCCTTACAATTTTGATCTTTCGATTTATAATCAGATTGATAATGCGGAACTTACCAACCACATTGAACGAATAGGAAAGATATTTTATGAAAAAGAAGACATTAAGGATAGCCAGAATATTTGAATCTTAGCCATCCTTAAATTCTTTTATTTCCAAACCAAAGTAACCACCGTATTCGGCTCAATCGTATAGCTGAACTGATTTTCGCCGACTCCAACCGTAAATTTTTTATTATCCGCTCCCTGGTTCAGAACAACCAATGTTTTTGATCCGTCTGGATTTACAAACGCCACGCTTTCCAGCTGAGTAGCAGAAGCAAACTTATCCGATTGTACCCGAAATGCGCCCGGACGTATGAATTTGGACATATGTGCGATTGTGT from Dyadobacter sp. NIV53 carries:
- a CDS encoding nucleotidyltransferase domain-containing protein is translated as MKFGLSQITIQNITSVLQQFPDVEQVVIYGSRAKGNFKPGSDIDFVFKGTNLTSLLMTRIDHQLDDLLLPYNFDLSIYNQIDNAELTNHIERIGKIFYEKEDIKDSQNI
- a CDS encoding nucleotidyltransferase substrate binding protein, giving the protein MEKDTRWIQRFSNFRKAFGKLNAVAEVVAIHDLSDLEKEGLIQRFEYTHELAWNVMKDFFEFEGNTAIMGSRSATRLAFENGVITDGEGWMDMIRSRNLTSHTYNEATADEIVFKIINIYNGLFRDFEAKMTGFVDMK